The DNA window GCCACGCTCTCGTTTGGCCTTCAGTTCACCCTCTGGGCCCTCATCGCCACACTCATCTATATCAGTCACACAGCTTTCACCGCCCCTCTGCTCGCGGCCTTCGCGATAGCGTTCGTGTCGGTCGAGCTGACCTGGGCCGCCAGGGCCCTCCTGGAGCCGGAGCTGTTCCCGACCAACAAGAGGGGTCTCTACGTCTCAGTCATAAGGGCCGCCGTGTGGATAACAGCGGGCGCCATAACTGGCGCGCTGACCTTAACCAGCGTAGGGAGCAACTTCGCCTTTGCGGCATCTGTAATGAGCGCCGTGGCAGCGCTTGGTGTGGCGGGCGCAGTGGTGTGGCAGCGCCTGGGCTTTGAGACGGCCAACAGGAGCCTGGTGGGCCTAGACCTACACCACGTGGCGCCTGTGACTAAGGCTGGGCAGGCAGATCCTCCTGGGGGCAGGAAGGAGAACCATTAGCCGTTACCTTAACCCTTTTATTTTGCCTTCACTCCCCGACGTCCTATGTTATAAATAAGACTGTTCCGATTTTAATGTAGGGTGGTGAACGAAAGGCTTGGAGCTACCGGTCGAGCTAACCAGGAGCAGGAGCGGCCTGCACGTGAAGAGGACCGCAGTAGTCATAGTGAGCAGGCAGGGTCACAGGGTGATAACGGAACCCCAGAGGCCGGGGAGGGGCACATATAGCAGGGCCCTGCCGGGACACGTTGACGTCAACCTAGGCCAGGGCGAGTACGCCGTGGTGGCATCGCTGGTAATGGGCCCCCGCAAGAGGGTCAAGGGGCTCTTCACAGTTTACGACGGCACAGGCTTAAGACGCCTTGTGGTGAAGTATGAGAGGCTTAAGCTCAGGCTCTCCTCAGGGGACAGGGAGCTCTCGTGGGTCGTTGACGCTGCAGTGGAAGCGCTTGGCCTGAGCGACTACGTGAGGCGCAGAAACTATGGAAGGCGGGGGGAGAGGGTTAAGCGACCTCCTCAGGAAGGTCGTTGAGAGCAAAGGCGGGAGGCTAATTTACCTTTATCGTGAGGCTGAAGGTGAGCCGGAGCTTGGCCCAGGGATCTCAGGCCTCCCCCTGCCTGACAAGCTGAAGAGCGCGCTTGAGGCCGAGGGCATTCATAGGCTCTACAGGTTTCAGCAGGAGGCCATAGACGAGATAGAGGCTGGCAGGGACCTAGTAATAGTGGCGGGCACGGGGACCGGCAAGACAGAGGCCTTCCTCCTGCCCCTCGTGGCCAGGGTATTAAGGCAGAGGGGCAACAGGTTCCTTCTCGTCTACCCAACTAAGGCCCTGGCTAGGGACCAGGCCAGGAGGCTCTCGCCGCTAATAGCGAGCGTTGGCCTTCGCTATTCCGTCTTAGATGGCGACACCCCAGCGTCGGAGAGGAGGGGGATATATGAGGACCCTCCTCCCTTCATAATCACAAACCCTGACATGATACACATAGGCCTGGCGGAGTCAAAGGAGTTCCGCGAGCTAGTCTCTGAGGTTAACGCCGCAGTCTTTGATGAGATGCATGTTTACCAGGGGGTGCTGGGCTCTCATGTAAAGTGGGTCATCTACAGGCTCTCTCAGGTCGCTGACGAGGTCCAACTGATAGGGGCTGGGGCCACCATAGGGAACCCCGGGGAGCTTGGGGCCAAGCTCTTCTCAAGGGACAGCGTCAGGGTCGTCACGGGGCCTAGGAGGCGCAGAGGCGAGGCTATACACGCCTTCGTTGACTACGGCAGGTTCAGCAGGTGGTCCTTTGCGGCCTACCTCATAGCGGCGCTCGCCTCTGAGGGACTCAAGGTCCTTGGCTTCACGGACTCCCAGCAGATGGCTGAGCTCGTGGCCAGGCTGGCTAGGAAAAGTTACAACGCGAGGGTCGAGGTCCACAGGGCCGGCCTCCCCGTCGAGCATAGGAGGAGGGTGGAGCGCGAGCTTGCTGAGGGCTCCCTCAAGGCTGTCGTGGCCACCTCAACCCTTGAGCTTGGGATAGACATAGGCGACCTCGATGCTGTAGTTATGGCCTCCCTGCCCAAGAGCTTCAACAGCTACGTGCAGAGGGCCGGCAGGGCCGGCAGGAGGGGCAGGCCTGGCCTGGTGGTCACTCTACTCGGCGACGACCCCATAGAGGCCTACTACGCCTCAAGGCCTGAGGAGTTCTTCTCAAGGGAGCCTGACCCAGGCTACATAGAGCCCAACAACCCAGAGGTCGCCAAGCTGCACCTCGTGGCGCTGGCCCTCCAGAGGGGGGTTCTGAGGAGAGGCTCGCTGCCCAAGGAGCTCGAGGCCTCCGTTGCCTGGGCGGAGCAGCGCGGCCTCCTGAAGGCCAGGGGCGACCTGCTGGCGCCTGAGTGGAGGTCTGCCAGGGAGTTCATTAGCTCCGTAGGCCTCAGGTCCGCGGGACCTATGGTTAAGATAGTCCTAAACAATAAAGTTATTGGCGAGAGGGAGATGCCCATGGCCCTCTACGACCTTCACCCAGGGGCCCTCTACTATCACGCCGGCGCCCCACTGCTCTCCTCAAAGCTTGATCTTCAGTCCATGAGGGCTTACATGGTTAAGCTGTCGGAGAGCGTGAGCTTCTACACAAAGCCCCTCTACAGCATAGATATACTTGAGATGAACGTGGAGGAGTCAAGGCTTTACGGCTCCGTGAGCGCAGCCTACGGCGACGTCCACGTGAGGGTGTCGGTGACGGGCTACGTGGTCAAGGACGAGCTGAGCGGCGCGACGACGAGCGAGGTGGAGTACGAGGAACCCATAACGTGGGACTACTGGACCAAGGGGGTTGCCTTAAAGTACCCGCTGCTGGACTTCGACACGCTTGAGGCCTCCCTGAGCGCCTACCACGCCCTTGAACACGTGCTGATATCGGCCTCAAGGCCCGTGGCCGGCGCGAGTGACACTGACCTCAGCGGGGTCAGCTACCCCACGGGGCACATAGTCATATATGACTCTCACGTGGGCGGCAACGGGGCCTCTAGGCTTGTTTATGAGAGGCTAACTAAGATACAGGATGTGGCTAAAGTCATAGTCTCGTCTTGTACGTGCGAGGACGGTTGCCCCCGCTGCGTCTTCTCGCCCTACTGTGGCAACAACAACAAGTTCCTCTCAAGGCACGGTGCCCTGAGGGTCCTCAGCCAGCTTACCTCGCTTAAGTCGGAGTCCCTCGATATTGAGGAGATTAAAAGGTCCCACAGACTTAAGGCAGCTTAAACTAATGCACTGCTGGCTCCCTAACGGCCACCGGCGCCAGCTCCTCCCCGCTGGCCTCCTCTAGGGGCACCTTCTTCGTCTCAGGCAGGAAGAAGTAAGTTATTGCGAACCCTAGCAGGCCAGCGACGCTCAGTATAGCGAATATGTAAGCTAGGCCGAGCGAGGCGCCGTATGTTGCCTTTATTATTGGGAACAGGAGGGTCGTAATGGCAGCCCCTGCCTTGCCGGCGGCTGCTGAGATGCCGTGTCCCGTGGACCTGTACCTGACAGGGTAGACCTCGGCCGGCACTATAAAGGTTGTCGTGTTGGGTCCTACGTTAAGGGCTGTGAACGAGAGGCCAAAGAAGGCATAAATTAGATAGTCAGAGAGGGGCAGCAGCTTAAGGAAGTAGAACATCATGGGCAGGTAGAGGGCGACCGACATGGCAAACCCAAACAGCTGCAGCGGCTTTCTGCCAACCCTATCAATTAGCGCGGCGGCTATGAAGTAGCCCGGCACTCCAACTAGGAGGGGAACCCCGTCTCTGAGCACAGACTCAACAGCCGAGTGCCCTGGGAAGAGCTCCGAAGTTATGAGGCCTGAGAAGACGCCGGTGCCATATAGGGCCATGTCCATGAGCAACCAGGGCAGCGTGGTCCCTATCAGGAGGGGCCAGTACTCCCTGAAGAACTGTGAGGCGGACTTTCTAGAGGCCTTAACCATTGGGACCTCCGTCTCAGAGCCTGCCACGAGCCTGAGGCCCTTCCTAGCCTCGTGCACGTCGCCTTTAACAAGCAGGGAGTACCTTGGGGTTTCAGGAACCTGCCTCCTGAAGTAGATTACGAGCGCAGGCGGTATAGCGCCGACTAGGGCGACCAGCCTCCAGGCCAGGTCAGGAGGCAGGAAGGCAGCTGCTATAAGGCCTGTGACCACGGCGGTCGCTATGCCGAAGCCCTGCATTGAGAACACGAGAGCCACCGCCCTGCCCCTTGTCTCAGTTGGGGAGTACTCGCTGGCTATCGTCGAGGATGCCGGGTAGTCTCCCCCTATGCCAAGGCCCATCACGGCCCTAGTCGCGAGCAGCATAGGGAAGTTGACAGAGAAGGCGCTGGCCGCGGCCCCGGCTGCCAGGACGGCCGCCTCTATGCCGTAGACCTTCTTCCTGCCCAGGACGTCGAGAAGCCTGCCGAAGAGCAGCTGGCCAGCTATAGCTGAAAATATTGCAGAGGAGGCCAGGAGGCCCTGCTGCGCGCTGGTGAGGTGCCAGAGCGGTATGAGGAAGAGCAACAAGACGTTTATGTTGAAGAGGTCGTAGGCGTCCGTGAAGAAGCCCATGCCGGATACCAGGACGACCTTGAGGAGGCCCATG is part of the Acidilobus sp. 7A genome and encodes:
- a CDS encoding DEAD/DEAH box helicase; translated protein: MEGGGRGLSDLLRKVVESKGGRLIYLYREAEGEPELGPGISGLPLPDKLKSALEAEGIHRLYRFQQEAIDEIEAGRDLVIVAGTGTGKTEAFLLPLVARVLRQRGNRFLLVYPTKALARDQARRLSPLIASVGLRYSVLDGDTPASERRGIYEDPPPFIITNPDMIHIGLAESKEFRELVSEVNAAVFDEMHVYQGVLGSHVKWVIYRLSQVADEVQLIGAGATIGNPGELGAKLFSRDSVRVVTGPRRRRGEAIHAFVDYGRFSRWSFAAYLIAALASEGLKVLGFTDSQQMAELVARLARKSYNARVEVHRAGLPVEHRRRVERELAEGSLKAVVATSTLELGIDIGDLDAVVMASLPKSFNSYVQRAGRAGRRGRPGLVVTLLGDDPIEAYYASRPEEFFSREPDPGYIEPNNPEVAKLHLVALALQRGVLRRGSLPKELEASVAWAEQRGLLKARGDLLAPEWRSAREFISSVGLRSAGPMVKIVLNNKVIGEREMPMALYDLHPGALYYHAGAPLLSSKLDLQSMRAYMVKLSESVSFYTKPLYSIDILEMNVEESRLYGSVSAAYGDVHVRVSVTGYVVKDELSGATTSEVEYEEPITWDYWTKGVALKYPLLDFDTLEASLSAYHALEHVLISASRPVAGASDTDLSGVSYPTGHIVIYDSHVGGNGASRLVYERLTKIQDVAKVIVSSCTCEDGCPRCVFSPYCGNNNKFLSRHGALRVLSQLTSLKSESLDIEEIKRSHRLKAA
- a CDS encoding MFS transporter; protein product: MKSEVGLSRHKGVDKSDGNPFGYLDRARFSMGLLKVVLVSGMGFFTDAYDLFNINVLLLFLIPLWHLTSAQQGLLASSAIFSAIAGQLLFGRLLDVLGRKKVYGIEAAVLAAGAAASAFSVNFPMLLATRAVMGLGIGGDYPASSTIASEYSPTETRGRAVALVFSMQGFGIATAVVTGLIAAAFLPPDLAWRLVALVGAIPPALVIYFRRQVPETPRYSLLVKGDVHEARKGLRLVAGSETEVPMVKASRKSASQFFREYWPLLIGTTLPWLLMDMALYGTGVFSGLITSELFPGHSAVESVLRDGVPLLVGVPGYFIAAALIDRVGRKPLQLFGFAMSVALYLPMMFYFLKLLPLSDYLIYAFFGLSFTALNVGPNTTTFIVPAEVYPVRYRSTGHGISAAAGKAGAAITTLLFPIIKATYGASLGLAYIFAILSVAGLLGFAITYFFLPETKKVPLEEASGEELAPVAVREPAVH